A single region of the Hippopotamus amphibius kiboko isolate mHipAmp2 chromosome 6, mHipAmp2.hap2, whole genome shotgun sequence genome encodes:
- the LOC130855908 gene encoding HIG1 domain family member 1A, mitochondrial-like, producing the protein MSSNTDVSLSSYDEDQGSKLIRKAREAPFVPIGMAGFAAIVAYGLYKLKNRGNTKMSVHLIHTRVAAQGFVVGAITLGMGYSMYREFWAKPKP; encoded by the coding sequence ATGTCAAGCAACAcagatgtttctctttcttcatatgaTGAAGATCAGGGGTCTAAACTTATCCGAAAAGCTAGAGAGGCACCATTTGTCCCCATTGGAATGGCAGGTTTTGCAGCAATCGTTGCATATGGATTATATAAATTAAAGAACAGGGGAAATACTAAAATGTCTGTTCACCTGATCCACACGCGTGTGGCAGCCCAAGGCTTTGTTGTGGGAGCAATAACTCTTGGTATGGGCTATTCCATGTATCGAGAATTCTGGGCAAAACCTAAACCTTAG